In Lascolabacillus massiliensis, a single genomic region encodes these proteins:
- a CDS encoding acetyl-CoA carboxylase biotin carboxyl carrier protein, whose product MKEFKYKINGSPYRVVVNKSDDEIVELEVNGTPFTVELQPKTKKPKAVVQRHTAEPVQTAPSTLVTRPSSTSGKNTIQSPLPGVILDIKCNVGDTVKKGQTLMILEAMKMENNILADGNGKIAEILVQKGDSVLEGANLVVIE is encoded by the coding sequence ATGAAAGAGTTCAAATATAAAATAAACGGTTCACCATATAGAGTAGTGGTAAATAAATCCGACGATGAGATTGTGGAACTTGAGGTTAATGGTACACCATTCACTGTGGAACTACAACCTAAGACCAAGAAGCCTAAGGCTGTGGTTCAACGCCACACTGCTGAACCTGTACAAACAGCACCTTCTACTTTGGTTACAAGACCATCTAGTACATCTGGCAAGAATACGATTCAATCTCCTCTACCGGGGGTTATTCTGGATATAAAATGTAATGTGGGTGACACAGTGAAAAAAGGACAAACCCTGATGATTCTTGAAGCAATGAAGATGGAAAATAATATTCTCGCTGATGGTAATGGCAAAATAGCTGAAATTTTAGTCCAAAAAGGAGACTCAGTTCTCGAAGGAGCTAACCTTGTAGTAATCGAATAA